The DNA region GCCGGGACCGCGCTCGTCTGCACGCGCACGATCCCGTTCCGCACGTCCGGCAATCCGCCCTACGTGGTCGGTGCGCGCTTCGCCTTCGAGGCGGTGGTGGACGTGAGCGGCGGCGGGACGGTGGCCCTCCAGGGCGTGACGGGGCCCAACACCGCGTGCACGAACAGCGGCACCGGCACCATCACCTGCTCGCTGCACTCGCCGACCCGGACGGCGACGCTGGTCGCGACGCCGGCCTCGGGCAACGTGCTCACCGGGTGGGGCACGGTCGCCTGCATCACGCCCACCGCCACTTGCACCGTCGACGTGACGGCGGCGAACGGCCGCATCTCCGCGACCTTCGCGAGCCAGGGGCCGGTGGGGCTCGAGTTCGATCGCGATTCCGCGTCCACCGGCGAGGGGCGCGTGATCACCTCGTTCGGCACCTGCAACCTGCCGCTGTCCGGCCGCAACGGCGCGTGCAGCGAGGTCGCGCCGGTGGGCGCGACGCGCAGCTACACCGCGCAGCCGTTCTCGGGCAGCCAGTTCGTGAGCTGGGGCGGCCCGTGCGCGGGGCAGACGGGGACGACGTGCACGCTGTCGCCGGTGACGGTGGGCGGGACGATCACCGCGCGCTTCGACCTCACGGCAACGCAGCTGCTGACGCTCGGCGGGATCAACAGCATCACGCCGGGCACCGGCACGATGACGACGTCGCCGGCGGGCACGCCGGCGATGAGCTGCACGGTCACCGGCAACGCCGCGTCGGGGACGTGCAGCGCGACGTACGCGGTGAACGCGAACGTCAGCATCACGCCGACGCCGGCGGCGGGCTCCGTGTTCAGCGCGTGGTCGGGCGCGTGCACCGGCTCGGTGGTGCCGTGCGTCGTGCCGATGAACGGGCCGAAGACGGTGAACGCGCTGTTCGTGCCGTCGACGTCCACGCTGCGGCTGGCATTCGACGCGCAGAGCGCGCAGCGCGGCTTCCTGACGACGAACGTGGGGCTGAGCTGCAGCGACACGCCGGAGAACCAGGGCCTCGCCGGCAACGGCTGCGCGCCGACGGGCGGCGCGGTGACGACGGGGACGTCGGTCACGGTGACGGCGAGCGGCCAGCTGCCGGGCTCCGGCTTCGTCGGCTGGACGGGGAGCGCGCCCTGCGCCGGGGTGCAGGCCACGACCTGCACGTTCACGATGAGCTCCGACGTGACGGTGACGGGGCGCTTCGGGAGCCTGTTCAACCCGACGCTCGAGGTCCAGAGCGACGCCGGCTCGGGCGGCGGCACGGTCTCGATGCAGACGATCCGCAACACGACGCAGTTCTCGCAGCCCGGGTTCGGCGTCAACCAGATCACGCTCAACCTGTTCTCGGGCGACGTGGTGCGGTTCACCGCGACGGCCACGGGGGCGGCGTTCTTCCAGGGCTGGGAGGGCGACTGCGCGTCGTTCGGCACCAACCCGGTGTGCACGCTGTCGAGCACCTTCTCGCTCGTGCGCGCGCGCTTCAACGGCGGGAGCCTGAACCGCCGTCCGGCGCCGCCGTCGGGGCAGCGGTCACCCGTGAGGCCGTGAGACGCCGCGGCGGACTGCGGGCTGCGGACTGCGGGGCCTGATCGCTCGCGCCAGTCCCCTGTGCCTCTGGGAGGGATGCGGATGCTCCGGATCTTGAAGGGCGATGCCTCGGATCGATCCGCGTGGCGGCGACGTCCCATGTGCCACACGGCGCGATCCGCATGATCCGTTCAGATCCGGAGCATCCGCATCCGCACCAACGGCGAACAGCCCGGGCGCGTCGATGCGTGCCGAAGACACGGAGCAGGATCCGCAGCCCGCAGTCCGCAGCAGTCGAAAGGGCCGGCCTCCACGTGGAAGCCGGCCCTTCGTCGTCACCACATGGGCGCGAGGCGCTCAGGGCGTGGCCGGCGCCGGCCCGCGCTCCGCCGACGCCAGCAGCGTCTTCGCGCGCTCGAAGTTCGGGTACTCCTCGAGCGCGCTCTTGTAGAGCGCGATCGCGCCCTGCGTGTCGCCCTTGTCCTGCTTCTCCAGCGCGCGGCTCACCAGCATCGTCGCGCGGAACTGGTTGCCCCCCTTCGGCGCCTCGGTGGCCAGCGCCGCGACGGCCGGCGCGCCCGGCGCGCCCGGCGTCGACTTGCTGAGGCGGATCGGCATCGCGGGCAGCTTCATCCCCGCGTTCAGCTTCGTCCCCAGCTGGTCCACCAGCTCCAGCAGGTCGTCCGCCTTCCCCATCACCGACTCGGCGTACTCGATCTCGGAGGTCTCCGTGTTCACCGAGCGCACGACGATGCGCATGCGCTGCTTCGGGTCGATCACGAAGCTGCCGGTGAGCATGTGGTGCGCGCCCACCAGCTTGCCCAGGCGCACCGCGGTCTCCTTGTCCACCCGGTCGCCGCTCCCCAGATTCTGCTCGTCGATCAGCTTCTGCAGCCGGTCCCGCTCGACCACCCGGACGCCGGGGTTGCCCGCCATCGCGGTGATGAGCATCTCGGCCATCCCCTTGCTGAGCGGCGCGAACTCGGCGTTGTTCTTCAGCGCGCCGTTCTCGAAGGGGAGCACGGCGACGGTCGGCCGCCGGTCCGAGGACTGCGCCCCGAGCGGCGCGGCGGCGGGGGCGAGCAGGCCGGCCACCAGCGCGCCGTACGCCAGGCGGCGCGCGGCGGAGCGGACGGGGGACCAGCCGGAAAGGCGGCGGACGAGCGGCGGGGTGTGCATCCGGGAGACCTCGTGGAGGGGAGAGTAGCGCCTCCAAGCTCGTGCCCCTCCGGCGCGACCGTCAATAGGTAGGGCTCCCCTTGCCCCCGATCGTCCCCCGCCGCACCGGTTCCTGACCGGTTCTGCTCCCGGCGCGCGGCGCGCCGTCCCACCCGAGGGTCCATGTCGAAGATCTGCCCGGTCTGCGGGAACACGTATTCCGACGCCAACGCCTTCTGCCCCGCCGACGGCACCACGCTGCGCGCGGCCGAGGTCACGGCGGACCTGATCGGGTCGGTCGTCGCGGACCGCTACCTCGTCACCGACCTGCTGGGCGAGGGCGGGATGGGGAAGGTCTACCTCGCGCGCCACGTGCGCCTGCCGCAGCAGGCCGCGATCAAGGTGCTGCGCCCGTCGATGCTGAAGGACGCCGCCGCCGTCGCCCGCTTCACGCGCGAGGCCGCGAGTGCGAGCCGCATCGACCACGACCGCGTGGCACGCGTCTACGACTTCGGCGAGACGAGCGACGGCACGGTCTACCTGGCGATGGAGTACGTGCCGGGGCGTACGCTGAAGAAGCTGCTCGTCGACACCGGGCCGCTGGAGCCGCGCCGCGCCGCGCTGCTCGTGCGCCAGATCGCCGAGGGGATGGACGCCGCGCACCGGCTGGGGATCGTGCACCGCGACCTCAAGCCCGACAACGTCATCATCGTCGAGGACGCGGACGGCTCGGAGCGCGCCAAGGTCGTCGACTTCGGCATCGCCAAGGCGCTGGGCGCCGAGGAGGGCGGGGCGGGGCTGACGCAGGCGGGGTACGTCGTCGGCACGCCCGAGTTCATGAGCCCCGAGCAGCTCCTCGGCGGCAACGTGGACGCGCGGAGCGACGTGTACGCGCTGGCGATCATCGCCTACCAGTGCCTGACGGGCGGCTTCCCGTTCGACACGACGACGCCCGAGCGCGTGATGACCGCGCGCCTGACCGAGGCGCCGCGCACGCTGGCGTACGCGCAGCCCGCGGTGGGCTGGCCGCCGGAGGTGCAGGCGGTGCTGGACGCGGGGCTGGCGCGCGACGTCGAGGGGCGGCCGGCGAGCGCGGGGACGTTCGCGCGGTCGCTGTCGGCGGCGATCGAGCACTGGATGCCCGCGTCGACCGGGGTGCGCCCGCTGGTGACGCCGCGGACCGCGCCGGCGGTGGCCGCCGCGCCGCCGACCGTCCCGCCGGCCGCCGCCGGCATGGGGATGCAGGCCGCGGGCGCCGGCCCGGTGCCACCGGTCGTGAAGCCGACGCCGATCACGCCGACGCCCGGCGCGAAGCCGCGCTCGCGCATGCCGCTGATCGCCGGCGGCGCGGGGCTGGTGGCGGTGCTGGCGGGGCTGGGCGTCGTGTTCGCGATGAAGGGTGGGAAGGGCGGCGACGGCGAGACACAGGGCCCGGTCGCGGGGGGCCCCCCCCAGGTCACGGATACCCTCGCGAACGTCCAGGCACCAAACCCTGGCGACGCATCGCCGCCCGCCGCGACGCAGACGGCGGCCGTCGACTCGACCACGCCCCCCGCCGGCACGACGCCGGCCGGCACGACGCCGGCCGCACCGCCGGTGAATGCGCCGCCGACGAACGCGCCGGCGACGCCCGCCGTCTCGACGCCGACGACGACCGCCGCCGCGCCCGCGGCGACGCGACCGGCGGGCACCGCGGGCGGCGCGCGCACGACCGCCGCCGGCGCGGCCGCGCGCCGCTCGCTCGACAGCCTCACCACCGTGCTCGATCCCGACCGCGTGGACGAGGCGACCGCGCGCGCCGCGATCCCGGTGCTGCGCGCGCTGCTGCCGCGCCTCGCGACGCGCGACGACTCGACGTACGCGCACATCCGGCTGCTGGAGGCGAACGCGCTGAGCGGCAACGATGCGGGCGCGTGCACCGCGCTGCGCGCCGCGAAGACCGGCGCGCGCACCAGCGAGCAGCGCGAGATCGTGCGGCGCTACGAGGGGCAGCTGAGCTGCTGACGCACGGTGTGTCGACGGCACGAACGCGAACGGGCGCCCATCGCTGGGCGCCCGTTCGTGCTTCCGGCCGTGCCGTGGGGCGATGCTACATGCCGACCGTGTACGTGCGCGTCACCGGCGTGCTGACGTTGCCGGCCATGTCGACCGACTGGATGGTGAGCGTGTACGTGCCCGCCGGCGCACCGGCGGCCGCGATCGCGCCGACGCCTCCGACGTTGCGCGCCGAGCAGGTCGAGCCCGTCGCCGCCGCGAAGATCGGCGCGCTGCCGCCGTCGAGCCCGACGAAGCAGACGAGCGCGTTCGCGGGCGTCTGCCGGCTCCAGGTGATGCGCAGCGGCGCCGCGCCGAAGCCGATGTCGTCGGCGTAGGCGAGCGTGATGTTCGGGTGCGTGACGTACGCGGCGCCGCTGGCGATCCCCGAGACGGTCAGCGTCGGCGCCGACACGTCGTACTGGAAGCTCGCGGTGACGCTGCGCGCGGCGGACATCGAGACCGAGCAGGTCGGCGCGCTGCCGAAGCAGTCGCCGGCCCATGCGACGAAGTAGCTGCCGGGCGTCGCGGGCGTCGCGGTGAGCGTCACGGCGGTGCCGACGTCGAAGCTCGGGGTGCAGCTGGTGGCCGTGCCGCTGAGCGCCGTGCGCACGCAGCTGCCGGCCGGTGCCGCGCTCCACGCGATCGTGCCGCCGCCCGTGCCGGTGAGCGTGAGCGACAGCGCCGCCTGCGGCGTCGGGATGCCGAACGTCGCCGTGACCGTCTGCGCGGCGCTCAGCGCCACGACGCACGACCCGGTGCCGCTGCAGCCGCCGCCCGACCAGCCGGCGAACGTGCTCCCGGCCGTCGGCGTCGCGGTCAGCGTCACCGTCGTGCCGTTCGCGAAGGTGGTGCTGCAGGTGCCGCTCGACGCGCCGCCCGACCGCGTGCACGCGATGCCCGCGGGGGCCGAGCTCACGCCGCCGCCACCCGCGCCGGCCGTCGCGACCGTCAGCGTCACGGGGGCCGGTGCGACCGGCGTGGGTGTGAACGTCGCCGTCACCGCCTGCGTCGCGTTCAGCGTCACGACGCAGGCGCCCGTGCCCGTGCAGCCGCCGCTCCAGCCGGCGAACGTGCTGCCCGCGGCCGGCGTCGCGGTGAGCGTCACCGCAGCGCCGCTGGTGAAGCTCACGGCGCACGCGCCGCTCTGGCCGCCGCTGCTGCGCGCGCAGGCGACGCCGCCCGGCGCGGAGCTCACGACGCCGTCGCCGCTGCCGGCCGTGCTCACGAGCAGCGCGTACGACGCCGTCGGCGGGGGCGGCGGCGGCGGGGCCACGACGGCGACGGCGAAGGTCGCGGTCACGCCCTGCGCGGCGCTCAGCGTCACCACGCAGCTGCCGGTGCCGCTGCACCCGCCGCCCGACCAGCCCTGGAAGGCGCTGCCCACCGTCGGCGTGGCGGCCAGCGTCACCGTGGTCCCGACGTCGAACGTGGCCGCGCAGGTGCCGCTCTGGCTGCCGCCCTCCGCCGCCGGCGTGCGCGCGCAGGTGATGCCGCCCGGGACCGACGAGACCGATCCGCCGCCCGTGCCCGCGGTCGCGACCGTGAGCGCGTGGCGCGCCGCCCCGAAGGTGGCGGTGACCGTCGTGGCCTGCTGCGGCGTCACCGTGCACGGCCCCGTCCCGCTGCAGCCGCCACCCGTCCATCCCAGGAAGGCGCTCCCGGCCGACGGGGTCGCGCTGAGCGTGACCGTCGTGCCGCTGACGACCGTCGTGCCGCAGTCGCCCGTCTGGCCGCCGCCGGTGCGCGTGCACTGGATCCCCGCCGGCGTCGACGTCACGCGGCCGTCGCCGATGCCGGCGAAGGCGATGCTCAGCGCGTGCATCGTCGGCGGCGGCGGCGCGAACGTCGCCGTCACCGCCTGCGCGTCGCCGATGGTCACGGTGCACGCGCCGGTGCCGCTGCAGGCGCCCGACCAGCCCATGAACGCGCTCCCCGCGGTCGGCGCCGCGGTCAGCGTCACCGCGCTCCCGAACGCGAACGCGAACGCGCAGGTGCCGCTGCGATCGGTGCCGCACGCGACGCCGGCCGGCGCGGAAGTCACGGTGCCCGTGCCGCCGCCCGCCGTCGTGATCGCGAGCACGCCGGTGCTGGGCGCGAAGGTGGCGGTCACCGTCTGCGCGGCGCTCACCAGCACCGTGCACGGCCCCGTGCCGACGCAGCCGCCGGCGCCCGCGCCGCTCCAGCCGCGGAAGATGCTCCCCGCCGCCGGCGTCGCCGTCAGCGTCACCGCGGTGGAGACGATCACCGACGTCTCGCAGCTTCCGGTCTGCAGGCCGCTGCCCGCGCCGGTGCACGCGATCCCCGCCGGCGCCGACGCCACGCTGCCCGCGCCCGTGCCGATCACGCGCACGCTGAGCGCGTGCGTCGGGATGCGCGCGAAGGTCGCCGTCACGCTGTGCGGCGCGTCGATGCGGATCGCGCAGGTGGTCGCGGTGCCGCAGCCGGCGGCGCCGGTCCACCCGGTGAAGGTGCTGCCAGCCGACGGAGCCGCGGTCAGCGACAGCATGGTGCCGCCGGGCACGGGAGCCGCGCACGCGGTGCCGCCCGTCGCGCACGTGATCGTCGTGGAGCCGGCGCTCGTCGCGCCGACGCTCACCGTGCCCGCGCCGTCGCCGCCGAACGCGACCTGCACCTGGTGGCTCGTGACCGTCGGGGGCGTCTCGATCTCGGTCGTGCTCGCGCCGTCGCATGCCGACGCGAGGAGCGCGATCGTCGCGAGCGCCGCGCGCGTCGCCGTGAAGTTCACCTGCCTGCTGCTCGCCATCACTCGTCTGCCGGGAGGGACGCCGTCGGTCCGCACGGACGCTCGGGCGCTGGGCGTCGCGGAACGTCGTCGTCACCGCGCGTCGCGTCGACGCCACGACTGTGGCCATCGAACTGCCGCAAACGTATGAATGGTACAGCTCGCCGTCAAACGCGCGACGGATACGCGACGGGGCGCGACCGATCGACCGGTCGCGCCCCGTCGCGTGCTGCGTGGATCGTCAGCGTATCAGCGCGTCACCTGCGGCGCGCAGCTCATCCCGCCCAGCCACCCGCGCTTCAGCACCGGCATCCCCTCGGGGAACCCGAACTCCACCGCCACCGCGCCGTCCCCGCTCCCCCACTCCGCGCGGTAGCCGCCGCCGTCGCCCTCGGCCTTCGTCGCCTGCGCGACCAGCCGGAAGAGCGCCCAGTCGCCCGACGCCGCCTTCACCGTCGTCTCGCGGTCGCGGCGGTTCCGGACGTTGCGCACCACCAGCAGCTTCGCCTCGCGCCCCGTCGTCGACGGCCACGTGAACTCCGCTGGCGGCGCGTTCTTCTCGAAGCGCGCCACGCGCGTGCCCTGCGTGAGCGTCACCTGCGGCACGCGGTCGTTCGCCACGCCGCGCGCGGTGAACGTCACGCGCGGCTCCGGCCCGCCCGCGAACAGCGCCTCCGACACGCGCGCGGCGCGGTTGAAGAACGCCACGAACTCGCCCGACAGCGCCACCGGCGCGCCCGCCTTCGGCACCCACTGCGCGCCCTGCTTCTCCAGCAGCCCCTCCAGCCGCTCCTGCTGCAGCACGAACAGCGCGCCCGTGCCCGGCGCCAGCTGCGCCGCGATCTCCTGCGGCGTCGCCTCCGCGCTCGCATCGGGGTTGAACGGGAACTTGGCGAGCATCGGCGTGATCGCGTTGCACAGCGAGCGGCCACGTTCGTTGAGGATGCGCGTGAGGTCCGCGACCTCCTTCGCGCTCATCGCCGGCGGGGGCGGCGGCGCCGCCCCACCGCCACCACCACCGCCGCCCGCGGCCACGCGCGGCGCGCGCGGCATCGGCGTGCCGCTGATGTTGCGCAGCGTCGCCTCCGCGTAGTCGATGGGCGCCAGCAGCAGCTGCGTCACCGCGGGCCCCACCTGGATGGCCGCCGAGTCGACCGCGAACGACTGGCCCAGCTGCCGCGCGGCCGTCTTGGCGAGCGACGCCTGCGCCATCGCCTGCGTGCCCGCCTGCCGCAGCGCGAGCACGCCCTGGCTGTCGGCCGGCGGCGGCATCGCGACGATCTGCTCCATCGCGCCCTGCAGCGCGAGCAGCGCGTTGGCGTACGGCTGGTTCTTCTCGCTCACGAACTTGTCCGTCACCGCGCCCGGCGTGACCGCCTGCACGGGCTGGAACGCCGCCGCCATCGCGGAGTCGACGATCGTGTGGCGCGCGGCCAGCGAGAGCGCGGCCAGCAGCGGCGACTGCGCGCCGCCGACGGTGCCCAGCTGCGTCGACGCCGCGCGGATGTTGCCCGCGCGCACGACCGCGGTGCCGCGCACGAACTGCCGCCAGCGCTCCGCGTAGTCCGCGCGGTAGCGGCGCCGCAGCCCGTCGATCACGCTCGCGCGGTCCTGCGCCAGCGCGGCCGTCGCGTCGCCCACGACCCACCGCTCGCCCTGGAAGAAGCGGTCGGAGTTCTTGAACGCGCCGTCCATGAACGCCCACCCCTTCGTCGTGAACGCGCCCGGCACCTCCGCCGGCGCGTTGACGACGCCGGCCGCCGCGGGCGCGATGTCCAGCAGCCGCGCCGGCGGCGCCGCCTTCGACGCCTCGACCAGCATGTTCTGGTAGATGCGCTCCTCACCGGCGAAGCGCGCCAGGAACGCGCGCGACCGCGTCACCAGCCCCGCGTCCGCCGTCTGGGGGAACGGGTTGGTGTCGGGCAGCATCGTCGCGTAGAACGCGAACTGGTTGCGCGCCAGCGCCGTCACGTCGGCATCCGTCGCGCGGCCGCGCTGCCAGCTCGTGAGCAGCACCGGCGCCATGAAGTCGGCCGTGCTGCGCGCCGGCTCCGCGGTGGCGATCAGGTACGCCTTCAGCGCCGCGTAGTTGCGGCCGTAGTCGTCCGTCTCGCGCGGCACCTCGGGGAGCGCGCGCAGCGAGTCCACCAGCGCCGCCCACGTCGCCGCGTGCAGCTGGCCGCGGTAGCCGTCGATCCACACGCGGCGGCCGGCGTCGAACAGCGCGCCGCCGCGCCACAGCCCCCAGCGCAGCCGCAGCGGCGGCCCGTCGGCCTCGAACGCGCGCAGCGTGTCCAGCGTCCCGCGCAGCGCGTCCAGCGTCCGCAGCGCCTCGGCGCTCGGGAAGGCGACCGTGCCCGCGGGCGCGCTGAGGACCGGCAGCGCGGCCACCGCGCGCGCCTGCCGCGCGGTGCGGTCGGCGAGCGCGCGGTTGCCCAGCCACGACGTCGTCACGCCCGCCGCGACCACCAGCGCCGCGGCGATGCCGGCGCCCAGCAGCGCGCGGCGCGTCCGGCTCACGCGCAGCCCGCCGCGCGCGGCCGCCGCGGCGCCGGCGTCGCCCAGCACGACGTCCGGGAAGAGCCGCTCGAGGAACACCCACTGCGGGACCTTCCGCGCCGCCGGCGGCGCGTAGCCGCCCATCCCGGCCGGCGTCATCCCCGGCACGTTGGGGCGCGAGAACGCGCTCGTCGCGCCCGAGCCGGCCGGCATCACCACCGCCTGCTGCTGCGCCGCGGCGCCGCCCGCGTCGGCCACCACGACGGGGCGCGCGCCCACGAAGTAGAAGCCGCGCAGTCGCGGGCTCGCGCCCAGCTGCATCGGGCGGCACAGCTCGACCAGGAACTTGGTCGCCGCCGGCGCCAGCTTGCCCAGCTCGCGCGGCAGCTCGTACGCGGCCAGGCGGCGCTCCTCCACGCTCTCGCGCGCCAGCAGCGCCGGGCGCCGTCCGCCCAGCGACGCGGCGAGCTCGCGGAACGCGGCCTCGAGGCGCGGGGTGAGGCGCTCCTCGTGGCTCCCGGCGGCGTGCGCGCCGCTCACGTCCGGCCCGAACGGCAGCGCGGCGCCCAGCGGCTCGCGCACCTCGTCGCGCGTCAGCGCCGCGGCCCACGCCTCGAAGTGCGGCAGGCGGTCGGCCTTGGTGAAGAAGACGTAGACCGGCAGCGCGAGCCCGAAGTCGCGCGCGGCGTCGGTCAGCCGGCGGCGCAGCAGCTGCGCGGTGCTCTCCAGCTGCTGCCCCTGGTCGCCGAAGAAGACGTCGCAGCTCACGCAGACGACGGCCGCCCGCGGTGCGGGCTCCGCCCGGCCCAGCGCGGCGCCGAGCGCGGGCGGGCGGAGCGCGCGGACCACGCTCTTCCAGCGCGACTCGTCGGCCAGCACCTTGCCGCCCGGCTCCACGAACAGGGCCTGCTTCGCCAGCCAGAGGTTGGCGGCGGCGGTGGCCGGCGGCGCCTCCCCCACGGCGTCGCCCGCCAGCAGCTCGGCGTCCAGCCCGGCGCGGGTGACGACGGTGGTCTTGCAGCTCCCCTCGGTGCCGACGAGGAGGACCATCGGGCGCTGGTCGAAGGCGCCGCGCGGCAGCCGGGCGCGCGCGGCGGCGACGGCCACCAGGGCGTCGTCCTTCCCGGGGCCGGCGGCCGGCGCCGCCGGCGCGTCGGGCCGCAGGAACCAGAGCAGCGCCCCGGCCGCGATCAGGCCGAGGGTGAGCAGGCCGACGCGCAGGACGGTGCGCTCCCCATCGGTGAGGGGGAGCACCGCGCCCAGCACCCAGGCGAGGAGAATGAAGACGATGAGCGTGGCGAGCGCGGCGTACCAGCGCGTCGCGGCGGGGCGGGCCATCGGTGGATGCGGAAGGGAGACCTTGAACGACGTGCCTCGTGCCGGGCGCTATCGCGTTGCCGCCGTGCGGATCTGATCGACGGCGCCGCCGAGCGTCAGCGCGCCGACGCCCCACAGCCCGACGGCGAGGAGCGCGGAGGCGGCGAGCGCGATCGTGAGGCGGCGGATCCAGGGGTCGCGCGCGATCACCGCGTCGGCAGGCGGGCGCCACGACGGCGCCAGCGGACCCTGATTGCCGGTGAGCCGCGCGAGCCGGTCGCCCACGCGCACCGCGATCGCCTGCAGCGCGGCGGCGTCGTGGCCGTAGCGGCCGCGGAAGCCCAGGAGCAGCACCAGCTGGTGGACCTCCAGCACGTCGGCGAGGACGGCGGAGTCCGGGCGCGCGAGCAGCTGCTCGACGTGCTGGAAGAAGAACTCGCCGGCCAGGTGGATCCCGAACAGCTCCTCCTGCAGCGGGCGGCGCGCCCAGTCCGCG from Roseisolibacter agri includes:
- a CDS encoding CsgG/HfaB family protein, translated to MHTPPLVRRLSGWSPVRSAARRLAYGALVAGLLAPAAAPLGAQSSDRRPTVAVLPFENGALKNNAEFAPLSKGMAEMLITAMAGNPGVRVVERDRLQKLIDEQNLGSGDRVDKETAVRLGKLVGAHHMLTGSFVIDPKQRMRIVVRSVNTETSEIEYAESVMGKADDLLELVDQLGTKLNAGMKLPAMPIRLSKSTPGAPGAPAVAALATEAPKGGNQFRATMLVSRALEKQDKGDTQGAIALYKSALEEYPNFERAKTLLASAERGPAPATP
- a CDS encoding serine/threonine-protein kinase, whose amino-acid sequence is MSKICPVCGNTYSDANAFCPADGTTLRAAEVTADLIGSVVADRYLVTDLLGEGGMGKVYLARHVRLPQQAAIKVLRPSMLKDAAAVARFTREAASASRIDHDRVARVYDFGETSDGTVYLAMEYVPGRTLKKLLVDTGPLEPRRAALLVRQIAEGMDAAHRLGIVHRDLKPDNVIIVEDADGSERAKVVDFGIAKALGAEEGGAGLTQAGYVVGTPEFMSPEQLLGGNVDARSDVYALAIIAYQCLTGGFPFDTTTPERVMTARLTEAPRTLAYAQPAVGWPPEVQAVLDAGLARDVEGRPASAGTFARSLSAAIEHWMPASTGVRPLVTPRTAPAVAAAPPTVPPAAAGMGMQAAGAGPVPPVVKPTPITPTPGAKPRSRMPLIAGGAGLVAVLAGLGVVFAMKGGKGGDGETQGPVAGGPPQVTDTLANVQAPNPGDASPPAATQTAAVDSTTPPAGTTPAGTTPAAPPVNAPPTNAPATPAVSTPTTTAAAPAATRPAGTAGGARTTAAGAAARRSLDSLTTVLDPDRVDEATARAAIPVLRALLPRLATRDDSTYAHIRLLEANALSGNDAGACTALRAAKTGARTSEQREIVRRYEGQLSC
- a CDS encoding InlB B-repeat-containing protein, whose amino-acid sequence is MASSRQVNFTATRAALATIALLASACDGASTTEIETPPTVTSHQVQVAFGGDGAGTVSVGATSAGSTTITCATGGTACAAPVPGGTMLSLTAAPSAGSTFTGWTGAAGCGTATTCAIRIDAPHSVTATFARIPTHALSVRVIGTGAGSVASAPAGIACTGAGSGLQTGSCETSVIVSTAVTLTATPAAGSIFRGWSGAGAGGCVGTGPCTVLVSAAQTVTATFAPSTGVLAITTAGGGTGTVTSAPAGVACGTDRSGTCAFAFAFGSAVTLTAAPTAGSAFMGWSGACSGTGACTVTIGDAQAVTATFAPPPPTMHALSIAFAGIGDGRVTSTPAGIQCTRTGGGQTGDCGTTVVSGTTVTLSATPSAGSAFLGWTGGGCSGTGPCTVTPQQATTVTATFGAARHALTVATAGTGGGSVSSVPGGITCARTPAAEGGSQSGTCAATFDVGTTVTLAATPTVGSAFQGWSGGGCSGTGSCVVTLSAAQGVTATFAVAVVAPPPPPPPTASYALLVSTAGSGDGVVSSAPGGVACARSSGGQSGACAVSFTSGAAVTLTATPAAGSTFAGWSGGCTGTGACVVTLNATQAVTATFTPTPVAPAPVTLTVATAGAGGGGVSSAPAGIACTRSGGASSGTCSTTFANGTTVTLTATPTAGSTFAGWSGGGCSGTGSCVVALSAAQTVTATFGIPTPQAALSLTLTGTGGGTIAWSAAPAGSCVRTALSGTATSCTPSFDVGTAVTLTATPATPGSYFVAWAGDCFGSAPTCSVSMSAARSVTASFQYDVSAPTLTVSGIASGAAYVTHPNITLAYADDIGFGAAPLRITWSRQTPANALVCFVGLDGGSAPIFAAATGSTCSARNVGGVGAIAAAGAPAGTYTLTIQSVDMAGNVSTPVTRTYTVGM
- a CDS encoding ImcF-related family protein codes for the protein MARPAATRWYAALATLIVFILLAWVLGAVLPLTDGERTVLRVGLLTLGLIAAGALLWFLRPDAPAAPAAGPGKDDALVAVAAARARLPRGAFDQRPMVLLVGTEGSCKTTVVTRAGLDAELLAGDAVGEAPPATAAANLWLAKQALFVEPGGKVLADESRWKSVVRALRPPALGAALGRAEPAPRAAVVCVSCDVFFGDQGQQLESTAQLLRRRLTDAARDFGLALPVYVFFTKADRLPHFEAWAAALTRDEVREPLGAALPFGPDVSGAHAAGSHEERLTPRLEAAFRELAASLGGRRPALLARESVEERRLAAYELPRELGKLAPAATKFLVELCRPMQLGASPRLRGFYFVGARPVVVADAGGAAAQQQAVVMPAGSGATSAFSRPNVPGMTPAGMGGYAPPAARKVPQWVFLERLFPDVVLGDAGAAAAARGGLRVSRTRRALLGAGIAAALVVAAGVTTSWLGNRALADRTARQARAVAALPVLSAPAGTVAFPSAEALRTLDALRGTLDTLRAFEADGPPLRLRWGLWRGGALFDAGRRVWIDGYRGQLHAATWAALVDSLRALPEVPRETDDYGRNYAALKAYLIATAEPARSTADFMAPVLLTSWQRGRATDADVTALARNQFAFYATMLPDTNPFPQTADAGLVTRSRAFLARFAGEERIYQNMLVEASKAAPPARLLDIAPAAAGVVNAPAEVPGAFTTKGWAFMDGAFKNSDRFFQGERWVVGDATAALAQDRASVIDGLRRRYRADYAERWRQFVRGTAVVRAGNIRAASTQLGTVGGAQSPLLAALSLAARHTIVDSAMAAAFQPVQAVTPGAVTDKFVSEKNQPYANALLALQGAMEQIVAMPPPADSQGVLALRQAGTQAMAQASLAKTAARQLGQSFAVDSAAIQVGPAVTQLLLAPIDYAEATLRNISGTPMPRAPRVAAGGGGGGGGAAPPPPPAMSAKEVADLTRILNERGRSLCNAITPMLAKFPFNPDASAEATPQEIAAQLAPGTGALFVLQQERLEGLLEKQGAQWVPKAGAPVALSGEFVAFFNRAARVSEALFAGGPEPRVTFTARGVANDRVPQVTLTQGTRVARFEKNAPPAEFTWPSTTGREAKLLVVRNVRNRRDRETTVKAASGDWALFRLVAQATKAEGDGGGYRAEWGSGDGAVAVEFGFPEGMPVLKRGWLGGMSCAPQVTR
- a CDS encoding DotU family type IV/VI secretion system protein; its protein translation is MTAPFIAPPDPGAGAPASVPAQDVLARGRLARMLQEALTAVVRLRAGRQSIPDAAAFRQQIVQLLQRADGEARQAGYPPDDIRLAVFAVVALLDESALNSRQPALADWARRPLQEELFGIHLAGEFFFQHVEQLLARPDSAVLADVLEVHQLVLLLGFRGRYGHDAAALQAIAVRVGDRLARLTGNQGPLAPSWRPPADAVIARDPWIRRLTIALAASALLAVGLWGVGALTLGGAVDQIRTAATR